In one Dermatophilaceae bacterium Sec6.4 genomic region, the following are encoded:
- a CDS encoding F0F1 ATP synthase subunit delta produces MEGSSRSSLAGARDTLHSQLGDLADAGAVGDELFAVTTVLDSSVALRRALADPSATQDARAGLADRLFAGKIGDNTLEVVRSLVRQRWSRERDLSDATAQLAVEAVLTGADGAGRMDQVENELFRVERTVAGSPELRDAFADSQRSGHDKAALVTTLLEGKVAPETLYLVRGAVERPRGQRIERVLESYIETAARLREQLRATAFVAHPLDDDQRARLAGALKEIYRRDVQINVVVDTQVVGGIRVHVGDEVIDGSLASRLDEARRLMTR; encoded by the coding sequence CTCGCCGATGCCGGCGCGGTGGGTGACGAGCTGTTCGCCGTCACGACGGTGCTGGATTCCAGTGTCGCGTTGCGCCGAGCATTGGCCGATCCGTCAGCCACCCAGGACGCACGGGCCGGGCTGGCCGATCGCCTCTTCGCAGGAAAGATCGGCGATAACACGCTCGAGGTAGTGCGATCGCTGGTGCGCCAGCGCTGGTCCCGGGAGCGCGACCTGTCCGACGCGACCGCGCAGTTGGCGGTCGAGGCGGTGCTCACCGGAGCTGACGGTGCGGGTCGGATGGACCAGGTCGAGAACGAACTGTTCCGGGTCGAACGTACGGTTGCCGGCAGTCCTGAGTTACGCGACGCATTCGCGGATTCCCAGCGAAGTGGTCACGACAAGGCAGCCCTGGTCACGACGCTGTTGGAGGGGAAGGTTGCACCCGAAACCCTTTACCTCGTCCGTGGTGCAGTCGAACGTCCGCGGGGGCAACGTATCGAGCGCGTACTCGAGTCCTACATCGAGACGGCCGCGCGACTGCGCGAGCAGCTGCGGGCCACGGCGTTCGTGGCTCACCCCCTGGACGATGACCAGCGCGCACGACTGGCCGGCGCCCTGAAGGAGATCTACCGCCGGGACGTGCAGATCAACGTCGTCGTTGATACGCAGGTCGTCGGTGGTATCCGAGTGCACGTCGGTGATGAGGTCATCGACGGAAGTCTGGCCAGTCGTCTCGATGAGGCTCGTCGCCTCATGACGCGCTGA
- the atpA gene encoding F0F1 ATP synthase subunit alpha, with protein MTELSIRADEIRDALEGYVSSYEPGAASREEVGRVSDAADGIAHVEGLPSAMTNELLRFEDGTLGLALNLDVHEIGVVVLGEFDGIEEGQEVKRTGEVLSVPVGDAFLGRVVDPLGQPIDGLGEIKADARRALELQAPTVVQRKSVHEPLQTGIKAIDAMTPVGRGQRQLIIGDRKTGKTTIATDTIINQKANWESGDPQKQVRCIYVAIGQKNSTVAEVRGVLEDAGAMEYTTIVNASAGEPAGFKYLAPYTGSAIGQHWMYDGKHVLIVFDDLSKQAEAYRAVSLLLRRPPGREAYPGDVFYLHSRLLERCAKLSDELGAGSMTGLPIIETKAGDVSAYIPTNVISITDGQIFLQADLFNANQRPAVDVGISVSRVGGAAMTKALKAVTGSIKVDLAQYREMQAFAMFASDLDAASRRQLARGERLMSLFRQPQNSPYAVQDQVVVIWAGTTGQLDDVAVEDIGRFEEEFLDYLRREDKGILDSIRETLKFDDDSRNALESAIKSFKKQFHATDDKSGAGTESHDAIDEDQVSQAKIAKQKKDS; from the coding sequence ATGACGGAGCTCTCGATCCGCGCAGACGAGATCCGGGATGCACTGGAGGGGTACGTCTCCTCCTATGAGCCCGGTGCAGCCTCGCGCGAAGAGGTCGGCCGGGTCAGTGACGCCGCTGACGGCATTGCGCACGTCGAGGGTCTGCCCTCGGCGATGACCAACGAGCTGCTCCGCTTCGAGGACGGCACGCTGGGCCTCGCGCTCAACTTGGACGTCCACGAGATCGGTGTCGTCGTCCTCGGTGAGTTCGACGGAATCGAAGAGGGCCAGGAAGTCAAACGGACCGGTGAAGTGCTCTCTGTTCCCGTCGGTGATGCGTTCCTGGGTCGGGTCGTCGACCCACTCGGGCAGCCGATCGACGGCCTCGGTGAGATCAAGGCCGACGCTCGTCGCGCGCTGGAACTGCAGGCGCCCACCGTCGTCCAACGTAAATCGGTGCACGAGCCGCTGCAGACCGGTATCAAGGCCATCGACGCGATGACCCCGGTCGGCCGCGGTCAGCGTCAGCTGATCATCGGTGACCGCAAGACCGGCAAGACCACCATTGCCACCGACACGATCATCAACCAGAAGGCCAACTGGGAATCCGGCGATCCGCAGAAGCAGGTCCGGTGCATCTACGTCGCCATCGGTCAGAAGAACTCGACCGTCGCCGAGGTGCGGGGCGTGCTCGAAGACGCAGGCGCAATGGAATACACCACCATCGTGAACGCCTCCGCCGGTGAACCGGCAGGCTTCAAGTACCTCGCCCCTTACACCGGTTCGGCCATCGGACAGCACTGGATGTACGACGGCAAGCACGTCCTCATCGTGTTCGATGACCTGTCCAAGCAGGCCGAGGCCTACCGCGCGGTGTCGCTGTTGCTGCGCCGTCCGCCGGGCCGCGAGGCCTACCCGGGCGACGTGTTCTACCTGCACAGTCGCCTGCTGGAGCGTTGCGCCAAGCTGTCCGACGAGCTGGGCGCGGGTTCGATGACCGGTCTGCCGATCATCGAGACCAAGGCCGGCGACGTCTCGGCGTACATCCCGACCAACGTCATCTCCATCACCGACGGTCAGATCTTTCTGCAGGCGGACCTGTTCAACGCCAACCAGCGGCCGGCGGTGGATGTGGGTATCTCCGTCTCCCGAGTCGGCGGCGCGGCGATGACCAAGGCGCTGAAGGCGGTCACCGGTTCGATCAAGGTCGACCTGGCGCAGTACCGCGAAATGCAGGCCTTCGCCATGTTCGCCTCCGACCTGGACGCGGCCTCACGTCGACAGCTGGCCCGGGGTGAGCGCCTCATGTCGCTCTTCCGTCAGCCGCAGAACAGCCCGTACGCCGTGCAGGACCAGGTAGTTGTCATCTGGGCCGGTACGACGGGGCAGCTCGACGACGTCGCCGTGGAGGACATCGGCCGCTTCGAAGAAGAATTCCTGGACTACCTGCGCCGCGAGGACAAGGGCATTCTGGACTCGATTCGTGAGACGTTGAAGTTCGACGACGACAGTCGCAATGCTCTCGAGTCGGCAATCAAGTCTTTCAAGAAGCAGTTCCACGCGACTGACGACAAGTCCGGCGCGGGCACCGAATCGCACGACGCGATCGATGAAGATCAGGTCAGCCAGGCGAAGATCGCCAAGCAGAAGAAGGACAGCTGA
- a CDS encoding F0F1 ATP synthase subunit gamma: MAGQMRVYRQRIRSVQSTKKITRAMELIAASRVVKARQAVGKSTPYALALTRACSAVATHSNTVHVLTTERDHPANAGVVIFSSDRGLAGAYSANAMKKSAELVERLGGEGKEIAPYLIGRKAIAYYKFRRREAEHTWEGFTDSPTFEVAREIGERIVADFRKGADNGGIDEVHLVYTRFVNMVTQEPVVLRLLPLEVSESNDVDGDGQDDAIAPLYEFEPSAEQVLDALLPRYVTARIFNAMLQSAASELAARQRAMKSATDNAEELIKTYSRLANQARQAEITQEISEIVGGATALEDAS; encoded by the coding sequence ATGGCAGGGCAAATGCGGGTCTACCGACAGCGCATCCGCTCCGTGCAGTCCACCAAGAAGATCACTCGCGCGATGGAGCTGATCGCAGCATCACGGGTGGTCAAGGCGCGGCAGGCGGTTGGTAAGTCGACCCCCTACGCACTGGCACTGACTCGCGCCTGCTCGGCCGTGGCCACCCACTCCAACACCGTTCACGTGCTGACCACCGAGCGGGACCATCCGGCGAACGCGGGCGTGGTGATCTTCAGCAGTGACCGCGGGCTGGCCGGTGCCTATTCTGCGAACGCGATGAAGAAGAGCGCGGAGCTGGTGGAGCGACTCGGTGGTGAGGGCAAGGAGATCGCGCCGTATCTCATCGGTCGCAAAGCCATTGCGTACTACAAATTCCGCCGGCGCGAGGCGGAGCACACCTGGGAGGGCTTTACCGACAGCCCCACCTTCGAGGTAGCTCGGGAGATCGGCGAACGCATCGTCGCCGACTTCCGCAAGGGCGCCGACAACGGTGGTATCGACGAGGTCCACCTGGTTTACACCCGCTTTGTGAACATGGTGACTCAGGAGCCCGTCGTGCTTCGTCTGCTACCGCTGGAAGTCAGCGAGAGCAACGATGTCGATGGTGACGGCCAGGACGATGCCATTGCCCCGTTGTACGAGTTCGAGCCGAGCGCCGAGCAGGTGTTGGATGCTCTGCTTCCGCGGTATGTCACGGCGCGCATCTTCAACGCCATGTTGCAGTCGGCGGCATCAGAGTTGGCGGCCCGCCAGCGCGCGATGAAGTCGGCTACCGACAACGCCGAAGAACTCATCAAGACCTACAGCCGCCTCGCCAACCAGGCACGCCAGGCAGAAATCACCCAAGAGATCAGCGAGATCGTTGGCGGGGCCACCGCACTCGAAGACGCCAGCTGA
- the atpD gene encoding F0F1 ATP synthase subunit beta, whose amino-acid sequence MSTVTTPEQDQAGQTAGGVGRIARVIGPVVDVEFSADSMPDMYNLLKLEVDLSSGDVEGENKHIVNLEVAQHIGDNMVRAISLQPTDGIVRGAAVQDTGGPISVPVGDVTLGKVFNATGDCMNLQDGETLDIKERWGIHRKAPAFDQLESRTTMFETGIKVIDLLTPYVQGGKIGLFGGAGVGKTVLIQEMIARVARDHGGVSVFAGVGERTREGNDLMVEMEEAGVLGQTALVFGQMDEPPGTRLRVALSALTMAEYFRDVQNQDVLLFIDNIFRFTQAGQEVSTLLGRMPSAVGYQPTLADEMGVLQERITSTRGHSITSMQAIYVPADDYTDPAPATTFAHLDATTELSRDIASMGIYPAVDPLASTSRILDPRYIAKDHYDTAVRIKGILQRNRELQDIIAILGIDELSEEDKVLVNRARRLQRFLSQNTYVAKQFTGLEGSTVPLKDTIEAFTKIADGDYDSSPEQAFFMCGGLDDVERKTKELHQQGD is encoded by the coding sequence ATGAGCACAGTTACCACTCCAGAGCAGGATCAGGCTGGCCAGACCGCGGGCGGGGTAGGTCGTATCGCTCGCGTCATCGGCCCGGTCGTTGACGTCGAGTTCTCAGCAGACTCGATGCCCGACATGTACAACCTGCTGAAGCTTGAGGTCGACCTGTCCAGCGGTGACGTCGAGGGCGAGAACAAGCACATCGTCAACCTCGAGGTCGCCCAGCACATCGGCGACAACATGGTGCGCGCGATCTCCCTGCAGCCGACTGACGGTATCGTCCGCGGCGCGGCGGTCCAGGACACCGGCGGCCCGATCAGCGTGCCTGTGGGCGACGTCACTCTCGGCAAGGTATTCAACGCCACGGGTGACTGCATGAACTTGCAGGACGGTGAGACGCTCGATATCAAAGAGCGGTGGGGTATCCACCGCAAGGCTCCCGCGTTCGATCAGCTGGAGTCGCGCACCACGATGTTCGAGACCGGCATCAAGGTCATCGACCTGCTGACCCCGTATGTGCAGGGTGGAAAGATCGGCCTGTTCGGTGGTGCCGGTGTCGGCAAGACCGTGTTGATTCAGGAAATGATCGCCCGAGTCGCCCGCGACCACGGTGGTGTCTCGGTGTTCGCCGGTGTCGGTGAGCGCACCCGCGAGGGCAACGACCTGATGGTCGAAATGGAAGAGGCCGGCGTGCTCGGCCAGACAGCCCTTGTCTTCGGCCAGATGGATGAGCCGCCGGGCACCCGCCTGCGCGTCGCGTTGTCTGCGCTGACGATGGCGGAGTACTTCCGCGATGTGCAGAACCAGGACGTGTTGCTCTTCATCGACAACATCTTCCGATTCACGCAGGCCGGTCAGGAAGTTTCCACCCTGCTGGGTCGGATGCCGTCCGCAGTGGGCTACCAGCCGACCTTGGCTGACGAGATGGGCGTGCTGCAGGAGCGCATCACCTCCACTCGTGGCCACTCGATCACCTCGATGCAGGCGATCTACGTACCGGCGGACGACTACACCGACCCGGCCCCCGCAACGACGTTCGCCCACCTGGACGCCACGACCGAGCTCTCGCGTGACATTGCCTCGATGGGTATCTACCCGGCAGTGGACCCGCTGGCTTCGACCTCGCGCATCCTGGACCCGCGGTACATCGCCAAGGACCACTACGACACCGCAGTGCGGATCAAGGGCATCCTGCAGCGCAACCGTGAGTTGCAGGACATCATCGCGATCCTCGGAATCGACGAATTGTCCGAAGAGGACAAGGTGCTGGTGAACCGGGCCCGCCGTCTGCAGCGCTTCCTGTCCCAGAACACCTACGTGGCCAAGCAGTTCACCGGCCTCGAAGGGTCGACGGTGCCGCTGAAGGACACCATCGAGGCGTTCACGAAGATTGCCGACGGCGACTACGACAGCTCGCCCGAGCAGGCCTTCTTCATGTGTGGTGGCCTCGACGACGTCGAGCGCAAGACCAAGGAACTGCACCAGCAGGGCGACTGA
- a CDS encoding DUF6328 family protein: MSIEPPPTGDKPADERPAHRIESVDERMDRNWVELLQELRVTQTGVQILAGFLLTLPFQQRFSILSSLERGEYAASVLCAVAATILLVAPVSSHRLLFRRHEKAVLVTMANRFAKGGLAALAATIVLVLLMVFSVLINPLAGVLVAGTVTVIFVLLWVVLPLHIGRTQAALAQEKRSQNGPQQI; encoded by the coding sequence ATGAGCATCGAGCCGCCGCCTACCGGTGACAAACCCGCCGACGAGCGTCCGGCGCATCGGATCGAGTCCGTCGACGAGCGAATGGACCGCAACTGGGTTGAGTTGCTCCAGGAGTTGCGGGTCACCCAGACCGGTGTACAGATCCTTGCCGGTTTCCTACTTACCCTGCCGTTCCAGCAACGCTTCTCGATCCTCAGCAGTCTGGAGCGGGGCGAGTATGCCGCGAGTGTGCTGTGCGCGGTCGCGGCGACCATTCTGCTCGTCGCCCCCGTCAGCTCGCACCGGCTGCTCTTCCGTCGGCACGAGAAGGCGGTGTTGGTCACCATGGCCAACCGCTTTGCCAAAGGCGGTCTGGCAGCACTCGCGGCGACTATCGTTCTCGTCCTGCTGATGGTCTTCAGCGTGCTGATCAACCCACTGGCCGGCGTGCTTGTGGCGGGCACCGTAACGGTGATCTTCGTTCTGCTCTGGGTCGTGCTGCCACTGCACATTGGGCGCACCCAGGCAGCGCTCGCCCAGGAAAAACGCAGTCAGAACGGCCCGCAACAGATATGA
- a CDS encoding glutamine amidotransferase → MTTKVCILQLYPRDMNIYGDWGNTLVLRQRLTWHGYEPQIIDYNPGDDFPDGIDLVVGGGGQDSGQGVVAQDLLRIGPRLHELADADVPMLVVCGLYQLFGHYFDTVDGTRLTGIGLLDVHTVGGTTRLIGNITTRHQDFGDIFGYENHSGKTYLGTGGSALGSVVQGAGNNGDDGTEGARYRNVLGTYLHGSVLPKNPRIADFLIERAVRMRQPDFVPASIDDRYAEQARRVAATRPR, encoded by the coding sequence ATGACTACGAAAGTATGCATTCTGCAGTTGTATCCCCGCGACATGAACATCTACGGCGACTGGGGAAACACCCTGGTCCTGCGGCAGCGCTTGACCTGGCACGGTTACGAGCCGCAGATCATCGACTACAACCCCGGCGACGACTTCCCGGACGGCATCGATCTTGTCGTCGGTGGTGGCGGCCAGGACAGCGGCCAGGGTGTCGTGGCACAGGACCTGCTGCGGATCGGGCCGCGACTGCATGAATTGGCGGACGCCGATGTGCCGATGCTGGTGGTCTGCGGGCTGTACCAGCTCTTCGGTCACTATTTCGACACCGTCGACGGCACCCGGCTGACCGGTATCGGGTTGCTCGACGTACACACAGTCGGCGGCACCACGCGGCTGATCGGCAACATCACCACCCGGCACCAGGACTTCGGCGACATCTTCGGCTACGAGAACCACAGTGGGAAGACCTACCTCGGCACCGGCGGGAGCGCCCTCGGAAGCGTCGTGCAGGGTGCGGGCAACAACGGCGACGACGGCACCGAGGGTGCCCGCTACCGCAATGTGCTCGGCACCTACCTGCATGGGTCTGTGCTCCCCAAGAATCCCCGGATTGCCGACTTCCTGATCGAGCGCGCCGTACGCATGCGGCAGCCGGACTTCGTGCCCGCATCGATCGATGACCGGTACGCCGAGCAGGCCCGCCGCGTCGCCGCTACCCGACCGCGCTGA
- a CDS encoding MurT ligase domain-containing protein — MLVSLTTVLGKGVRRAALARGGGSAFPGLFVERFDPSYVAKVLATLPRGVVVVSGTNGKTTTTKILVDLLESQGLRVFTNRTGSNFVRGVAAALLGAVNVRGRLDADIAVLELDEAHAVHFVRAVAPTYCLLLNVMRDQLDRFGEIDHTASMLATIAEHTTDTVVLNRDDPRLGAKSFGDRVQHAALRSYGTSVDLSASFPSDDNMYGDGEGAPGVVPAIFLDDTQLDSFKGQRAQVSYGGTTHAATLELTGVYNVLNATAAIALTRAVLGGQLREGPMYDALARVRPAFGRGEVVRLQDSDCAMVLVKNPAGFRLALRSYDPADTATMIAINDNYADGRDMSWLWDVDFASLQPAGVACVTGVRAYDMALRLQYDDVQVTTVSPQLEPALQEFLRSTPGRDKRIYCTYTAMLAIRKVLATKGDLEKVIA; from the coding sequence GTGCTTGTTTCGTTGACGACCGTGCTCGGCAAAGGGGTCCGTCGGGCCGCGTTGGCCCGCGGTGGCGGGTCTGCGTTTCCCGGCTTGTTCGTCGAACGTTTCGATCCGTCGTACGTCGCGAAGGTGCTCGCGACCCTGCCACGCGGAGTAGTCGTCGTCAGCGGCACCAACGGCAAGACCACCACCACCAAGATTCTGGTGGATCTGCTGGAATCACAGGGTTTACGGGTGTTCACCAACCGCACCGGCAGTAACTTCGTGCGCGGTGTCGCTGCTGCGCTGCTCGGAGCGGTCAACGTACGCGGCCGGTTGGACGCCGATATCGCCGTCCTCGAGCTCGACGAGGCGCACGCGGTGCATTTCGTCCGAGCCGTCGCACCGACGTACTGCCTGCTGCTGAACGTCATGCGCGACCAGCTGGACCGGTTCGGTGAGATCGATCACACGGCCAGCATGCTGGCCACCATCGCCGAGCACACGACCGACACGGTGGTCCTGAACCGCGACGATCCGCGACTCGGCGCGAAGTCGTTCGGGGACCGCGTGCAGCACGCTGCGTTGCGTAGCTACGGCACCAGCGTCGACCTCTCGGCAAGTTTTCCCTCCGACGACAACATGTACGGCGACGGGGAGGGCGCACCCGGGGTGGTGCCCGCGATCTTCCTGGATGACACCCAATTGGACTCCTTCAAAGGCCAACGGGCGCAGGTCTCCTACGGTGGCACGACCCATGCAGCGACGCTCGAACTGACCGGCGTCTACAACGTACTCAACGCGACGGCCGCCATCGCGCTCACCCGGGCGGTGCTCGGTGGGCAACTACGCGAAGGCCCGATGTACGACGCGCTCGCTCGGGTGCGGCCGGCGTTCGGCCGCGGCGAGGTGGTGCGGCTGCAGGACAGCGACTGCGCGATGGTGCTGGTCAAGAACCCCGCCGGCTTCCGGCTGGCGCTGCGCTCCTATGACCCCGCCGACACTGCCACGATGATCGCCATCAACGACAACTACGCGGACGGCCGCGACATGAGCTGGCTGTGGGACGTCGACTTCGCGTCGCTGCAACCGGCCGGGGTGGCCTGCGTGACGGGCGTTCGGGCGTACGACATGGCATTACGACTGCAGTACGACGACGTGCAGGTCACGACGGTCTCGCCGCAGTTGGAGCCCGCGCTGCAGGAGTTCTTGCGCAGCACGCCCGGTCGGGACAAACGGATCTACTGCACTTACACGGCGATGCTCGCGATTCGAAAAGTGCTGGCCACCAAGGGCGATCTGGAGAAGGTCATCGCATGA
- a CDS encoding F0F1 ATP synthase subunit epsilon: MSPLDVQLVAADRLVWEGEANGVSARTTEGELGILPGHSPLLSVLVDGEVRIDPVDGARKIATIDAGFVSVDNDKVTVVAETVDASDF; the protein is encoded by the coding sequence GTGAGCCCCCTCGACGTCCAACTTGTTGCCGCAGACCGCCTGGTGTGGGAAGGCGAGGCGAACGGCGTGAGCGCACGCACCACCGAAGGCGAACTCGGCATCCTGCCCGGTCACTCGCCGTTGTTGTCCGTGCTCGTCGACGGTGAGGTTCGCATCGACCCGGTCGACGGAGCACGCAAAATTGCCACGATCGACGCGGGCTTCGTCTCCGTTGACAACGACAAGGTGACCGTCGTTGCCGAGACCGTAGACGCGTCGGACTTCTGA
- a CDS encoding DUF2550 family protein, protein MGSEFVRSSEFLGLALILILLALVGAAAAVVLRNRTIGRGTTAYLVAVQHNGRSRLGQALVSTTDVRWFLMRSVSLRPSCVWPRGEIELGPPRPLPGGASAHLTDPVQVSCRIGERYFDITMNNVDYAALRSWSESSPPGVRADVA, encoded by the coding sequence ATGGGTAGCGAGTTCGTACGGTCCAGTGAGTTCCTCGGTCTTGCCCTCATTCTGATCCTGCTGGCTCTTGTCGGTGCTGCCGCTGCGGTCGTGCTGCGCAACCGCACGATCGGACGGGGGACGACCGCCTACCTGGTGGCCGTGCAACACAACGGGCGCAGCCGCCTGGGTCAGGCACTCGTCTCCACGACCGACGTCCGGTGGTTCCTGATGCGCAGCGTGTCGCTTCGGCCGTCGTGTGTGTGGCCGCGCGGTGAGATCGAGCTGGGTCCGCCGCGCCCGCTACCCGGGGGTGCATCGGCGCATCTGACGGATCCGGTGCAGGTGAGCTGCCGCATCGGGGAACGATATTTCGATATCACCATGAACAACGTGGACTACGCCGCGCTGCGGTCCTGGTCGGAGTCCTCCCCGCCGGGCGTCCGCGCGGACGTGGCATGA
- a CDS encoding alpha-amylase family protein, whose protein sequence is MTREPDWVQHVVWWQVYPLGVAGADISGRSRAATPALARIGDWLDYTLELGASGVALGPIFESSTHGYDTTDYLRIDARLGTDSDFDDLVAAAHTRGLRVLLDGVFNHVGREHHAFQDVLAHGSRSPYCSWFRLRWPDGPDGPPEYDDFEGHSQLVALDHDSPEVTAMVTRVMTHWLDRGVDGWRLDAAYAVPPKFWAQVLPVVREKHPDAWIVGEVIHGDYVEVVQASGMDSVTQYELWKAIWSSLQDGNFYELDAAMERHNAFLDAFVPLTFVGNHDVTRIASRISDSRHLAHAVVVLFTLGGTPSVYYGDEQGFRGVKQERVGGDDEIRPALPSSPSQLSPLGEPVLRLHQELIGLRRRHPWLHTAHSTVVQLSNEQLIYDVSAESTQRLRVALNLSDTTYRVAADGLALQAGEAAATGADFTLEPHGWAVLC, encoded by the coding sequence GTGACGCGCGAACCCGACTGGGTGCAGCACGTGGTGTGGTGGCAGGTCTACCCGCTGGGTGTTGCCGGTGCCGATATCAGCGGCCGGTCGCGGGCGGCAACGCCTGCCCTGGCGCGGATCGGCGACTGGTTGGACTACACCCTCGAACTCGGTGCGTCAGGTGTCGCCCTCGGCCCGATCTTCGAATCCAGCACCCACGGGTACGACACCACCGACTATCTCCGTATAGACGCCCGTCTGGGTACCGATTCGGACTTCGATGACCTGGTCGCTGCGGCCCATACGCGCGGTCTACGGGTGCTACTGGACGGCGTGTTCAACCACGTGGGTCGCGAGCACCACGCGTTCCAGGACGTGCTGGCGCACGGGTCGCGTTCGCCCTACTGCTCGTGGTTCCGACTGAGGTGGCCGGACGGACCCGACGGCCCACCGGAGTACGACGATTTCGAAGGCCATTCTCAGCTGGTCGCGCTCGACCACGACTCACCCGAGGTAACCGCGATGGTGACTCGGGTGATGACCCACTGGCTGGACCGGGGTGTCGACGGGTGGCGGCTGGATGCTGCCTACGCTGTGCCGCCGAAGTTCTGGGCGCAGGTGCTTCCAGTGGTCCGCGAGAAGCATCCCGACGCGTGGATTGTCGGGGAGGTGATCCATGGCGACTACGTAGAAGTCGTGCAGGCGTCAGGGATGGATTCGGTCACCCAGTACGAACTGTGGAAGGCGATCTGGAGTTCGTTGCAGGATGGCAATTTCTACGAACTCGACGCCGCGATGGAGCGTCACAACGCATTCCTGGACGCCTTCGTGCCGCTGACCTTCGTCGGGAATCACGACGTGACGCGGATTGCCAGCAGGATCAGTGACAGTCGGCACCTGGCCCATGCCGTCGTCGTGCTGTTCACCCTCGGTGGCACTCCGAGCGTCTACTACGGGGACGAGCAGGGCTTCCGCGGTGTCAAGCAGGAGCGCGTCGGGGGAGACGACGAGATTCGTCCGGCACTCCCGAGCAGCCCTTCGCAGTTGTCACCGCTCGGTGAACCGGTGCTGCGGCTGCACCAGGAGCTGATCGGGCTTCGCCGCCGCCACCCGTGGTTGCACACTGCGCACAGCACCGTGGTGCAGCTGTCCAACGAGCAGCTGATCTACGACGTGAGCGCCGAATCCACCCAGCGACTGCGGGTTGCGTTGAATCTCAGCGATACGACGTACCGGGTGGCGGCCGACGGATTGGCTCTGCAGGCCGGGGAAGCAGCAGCAACCGGAGCAGATTTCACGCTGGAACCGCATGGCTGGGCTGTGCTGTGCTGA
- a CDS encoding cob(I)yrinic acid a,c-diamide adenosyltransferase, translating to MVILSRIYTRTGDDGSTSLGDFSRTGKNDPRLVAYADIDETNSCIGVAVATGGLDDAMQAMLRRIQNDLFDVGADLCTPLVADPPHPPLRVLPEWVDELEADCDRLNEDLETLRSFILPGGSVGAAQLHLARTMARRAERSTWAAIAEHGTQEAATGSEQIGGVNPLAARYLNRLSDLLFLAARHANIAHGGDVEWVPGGGRQQKSE from the coding sequence ATGGTCATCCTCAGCAGGATCTACACCCGCACCGGCGACGACGGCAGTACCTCCCTCGGTGACTTCAGTCGCACCGGGAAGAACGACCCGCGACTCGTGGCATACGCCGACATCGACGAGACCAACTCGTGCATCGGTGTCGCCGTCGCTACGGGCGGACTGGACGACGCGATGCAGGCCATGCTGCGTCGTATCCAGAACGACCTCTTCGACGTGGGGGCAGATCTCTGTACGCCGCTCGTGGCCGATCCCCCGCACCCGCCGTTGCGCGTACTGCCGGAGTGGGTCGATGAGTTGGAGGCGGACTGCGACCGGCTCAACGAAGACCTCGAGACCTTGCGGTCGTTCATCCTGCCGGGCGGTTCGGTCGGCGCCGCGCAGCTGCACCTCGCGCGCACGATGGCACGGCGGGCCGAACGCTCGACCTGGGCGGCAATCGCCGAGCACGGCACGCAGGAGGCCGCGACGGGCTCTGAACAGATCGGCGGGGTCAATCCACTTGCTGCGCGGTATCTGAACCGGCTGTCCGACCTGTTGTTCCTGGCCGCCCGTCACGCAAACATCGCGCATGGTGGGGACGTGGAGTGGGTGCCGGGCGGGGGTCGCCAGCAGAAGTCCGAATGA